A region of Anaerohalosphaeraceae bacterium DNA encodes the following proteins:
- the hypF gene encoding carbamoyltransferase HypF, with product MLKRMQIKLEGVVQGVGARPFFYRRAKQLGLTGFVLNDRAGITLEVQGPPEKLEPLLGWLKNPSLCPDWPPLMQLESMQITPLAPVEPEADFQILPSRTEGTPQCQITPDTAVCPQCLQELFDPSDFRYRYPFITCTQCGPRYTLIKDVPYDRPQTTMDRFAMCPRCRSQYEDLTDRRFHAQPVACAACGPSLELTDSRGQVLCRESDAAVRKAVDILRSGGIVAVKGVGGFHLAVDASNEEAVRRLRQRKRRQAKPFAVMVRSLEEARLCAQISEQAARLLSSPQAPIVLLPKRNPNPLAPSVAAGTNTFGLMLPYAPVHHLLFAEEGILWLVMTSANFSEEPLLYENQQALTELAEVADAFLLHNRDIFRPIDDSVLHWVDGGPAFLRRARGYVPTPLRRIRPAKKEIFAAGADLKNTFCFVKGNQYLLSEHIGDLAEGKSYRHYLRAVQQLQSLFEAEPKVVVCDLHPGYLSSQFARSLPAERFFAVQHHWAHIASVLAEYQMEIDERVIGLAADGTGCGTDGAVWGCECLIASQLQFERFAHAAYFPLAGGDAAARQAIRPLVGLLGPQIPSRFDPILERLEPDRKKREVLIAQIQKGFQTVPTSSLGRMFDAAAALLGLGTVNTFEAQLPMALEAVADPTETGVYTVQIDSPPEPPLVWNPRPIFLEMAEDAARETPVPVLAARFHNTVAAALLEMAKKARERTGLQKIALSGGVFCNRFLSNQLIQFLKEDGFCVLWKRKVPANDGGIALGQAAIAAALLETG from the coding sequence ACAGCTGGGGCTGACGGGGTTTGTCCTGAACGACCGGGCGGGAATCACGCTGGAGGTTCAGGGGCCGCCGGAGAAACTCGAACCCCTGCTTGGCTGGCTGAAGAATCCCTCTTTGTGTCCCGATTGGCCGCCCCTGATGCAGCTCGAAAGCATGCAGATTACCCCACTGGCCCCGGTTGAGCCAGAGGCGGATTTCCAGATTCTGCCCAGCCGAACGGAAGGGACGCCGCAGTGTCAAATCACACCGGATACGGCGGTGTGCCCGCAGTGCCTTCAGGAATTGTTTGACCCGTCGGATTTCCGCTATCGGTATCCCTTTATCACCTGCACCCAGTGCGGCCCTCGTTACACACTGATTAAAGATGTCCCGTATGACCGGCCGCAGACGACGATGGACCGCTTTGCGATGTGCCCGCGCTGCCGGAGCCAGTATGAAGACCTGACGGACCGGCGGTTTCACGCCCAGCCGGTCGCCTGTGCGGCCTGCGGGCCGTCTCTGGAGCTGACAGACAGCCGAGGACAGGTGCTTTGCCGCGAATCGGACGCAGCCGTTCGAAAAGCAGTGGACATTCTCCGCAGCGGCGGGATTGTTGCCGTCAAAGGCGTCGGCGGGTTTCATCTGGCGGTCGATGCGTCCAATGAAGAGGCCGTCCGGCGGCTGCGGCAGCGAAAACGCCGTCAGGCAAAACCCTTTGCGGTGATGGTGCGTTCGCTCGAGGAGGCCCGGCTGTGCGCCCAAATCAGCGAGCAGGCCGCCCGGCTCCTGTCCAGCCCGCAGGCACCGATTGTGCTGCTGCCCAAACGCAATCCCAACCCGCTGGCGCCGTCGGTTGCGGCGGGGACGAATACCTTCGGACTGATGCTGCCCTATGCACCGGTGCATCATCTTTTGTTTGCGGAGGAGGGGATTCTTTGGCTGGTGATGACCAGCGCCAACTTCAGCGAAGAGCCGCTGCTTTATGAAAACCAGCAGGCCCTGACGGAGCTGGCGGAGGTCGCCGATGCCTTTCTGCTGCACAATCGCGATATTTTTCGCCCGATTGATGATTCAGTCCTGCACTGGGTGGACGGCGGGCCGGCTTTTCTGCGGCGAGCCCGCGGATATGTGCCGACGCCGCTGCGAAGGATTCGTCCAGCAAAGAAGGAAATCTTTGCGGCCGGTGCGGACTTAAAAAACACCTTCTGCTTTGTCAAAGGCAATCAATACCTGCTCAGTGAGCACATCGGCGATTTGGCGGAGGGCAAGTCGTATCGGCACTATCTTCGGGCGGTTCAGCAGCTGCAGTCGCTGTTTGAGGCGGAGCCGAAGGTCGTCGTCTGCGACCTGCACCCGGGGTATTTGTCCTCTCAGTTCGCCCGCTCGCTGCCGGCGGAGCGGTTCTTTGCCGTCCAGCATCACTGGGCGCATATCGCCTCCGTGCTGGCGGAATACCAGATGGAAATTGACGAGCGGGTCATCGGGCTGGCTGCCGACGGGACGGGCTGCGGCACGGACGGAGCGGTCTGGGGCTGCGAGTGCCTGATTGCCTCGCAGCTGCAGTTCGAGCGGTTTGCCCACGCGGCTTATTTTCCGCTGGCAGGCGGAGATGCGGCGGCCCGACAGGCCATTCGTCCGCTGGTGGGACTGCTGGGGCCGCAGATTCCGTCCCGGTTTGACCCCATCTTAGAGCGGCTGGAACCGGACCGGAAAAAACGTGAGGTGCTCATTGCACAGATTCAAAAAGGATTTCAAACGGTGCCGACGTCCAGTCTGGGTCGGATGTTCGATGCGGCAGCGGCCCTGCTCGGGTTGGGGACTGTGAATACCTTCGAGGCCCAGCTGCCGATGGCCCTGGAGGCCGTCGCCGACCCGACGGAAACAGGTGTTTATACCGTTCAGATAGACAGCCCGCCTGAGCCGCCGCTGGTGTGGAATCCACGACCGATATTTCTCGAGATGGCCGAGGACGCGGCGCGGGAGACGCCTGTTCCGGTTCTGGCCGCTCGATTTCACAATACCGTCGCTGCGGCCCTGCTTGAAATGGCGAAAAAGGCGCGTGAGCGGACGGGCCTGCAAAAAATCGCACTCAGCGGCGGGGTTTTCTGCAACCGCTTTTTGTCCAATCAATTAATTCAGTTCTTGAAAGAAGACGGTTTTTGTGTACTCTGGAAACGAAAGGTGCCCGCCAATGACGGCGGAATCGCCCTCGGCCAGGCCGCCATTGCCGCCGCGCTGCTCGAAACAGGTTAA
- a CDS encoding HypC/HybG/HupF family hydrogenase formation chaperone yields MCLAVPAKIVQMEGDRAVVDAMGTRWAIRTTLTPEVGLGDIVLVHAGYAITKVEEEEARKTWELFEEIARLQEQEQQARPPEGTQ; encoded by the coding sequence ATGTGTTTAGCTGTACCAGCCAAAATCGTTCAGATGGAAGGCGACCGGGCCGTCGTGGATGCGATGGGCACGCGCTGGGCCATCCGCACCACGCTGACACCGGAGGTGGGGCTGGGGGACATTGTTCTGGTGCATGCCGGCTATGCCATCACCAAAGTCGAAGAAGAAGAGGCCCGCAAGACCTGGGAGCTCTTCGAAGAAATCGCCCGTCTTCAGGAGCAGGAACAGCAGGCCCGCCCGCCGGAGGGGACACAATGA
- the hypD gene encoding hydrogenase formation protein HypD, producing MNPSIELIRNRLTDAVQKIGRSIQIMEVCGTHTVALFRHGIRSLLPEGVRLLSGPGCPVCVTDQGTIDTLLELAKRPDTLITTYGDMIRVPGSRTSLEKLHRPNVRVVLSTDDALDAARKNPDKLVVFAAVGFETTAPATAVVLQQALAEGIRNFTILCAHKLVIPAMKALLEGRNDKIDAFLCPGHVSVIIGSDAYRPIAEMYHRPCVVAGFEPMQMLEGIARICEQISSGRACVESVYQAAVRPAGNEIALKLLEEFFEPWDGPWRGLGRIPGGTLRLKKQYEQFDAAKRLDITPLDSPEPAGCLCGRVLCGLVEPPSCPLFAKTCNPDHPVGPCMVSTEGACSAWYKYRGR from the coding sequence ATGAACCCTTCTATTGAGCTGATCAGAAACCGGCTGACGGACGCCGTTCAGAAAATCGGCAGGTCGATTCAAATTATGGAGGTCTGCGGCACGCATACCGTGGCGCTCTTTCGTCACGGCATCCGCTCGCTTCTGCCGGAAGGAGTTCGTCTGCTTTCCGGGCCGGGCTGTCCGGTCTGCGTAACGGACCAGGGAACGATTGACACCCTGCTCGAATTGGCCAAACGCCCCGACACTCTCATCACCACCTACGGAGATATGATTCGCGTGCCCGGCAGCCGGACTTCCCTGGAAAAACTTCATCGCCCGAATGTCCGAGTTGTCCTGAGTACGGATGATGCATTGGACGCCGCCCGAAAAAATCCGGATAAACTCGTTGTGTTTGCCGCCGTCGGTTTTGAAACGACGGCTCCGGCTACGGCCGTCGTTCTGCAGCAGGCGCTGGCGGAGGGAATCCGCAATTTTACGATTCTCTGTGCACACAAACTCGTCATCCCCGCCATGAAGGCGCTCCTCGAAGGACGCAATGACAAAATTGATGCGTTTTTGTGTCCCGGGCATGTGAGCGTCATCATCGGCTCGGATGCGTATCGGCCCATTGCAGAGATGTATCATCGGCCCTGCGTGGTAGCGGGCTTTGAACCGATGCAGATGCTCGAAGGCATTGCCCGAATCTGCGAACAAATCAGCTCCGGCCGTGCCTGTGTAGAGTCGGTGTATCAGGCCGCCGTGCGTCCCGCCGGAAATGAAATCGCCCTGAAGCTGCTGGAGGAGTTTTTTGAACCGTGGGACGGCCCCTGGCGAGGGCTGGGCCGCATCCCGGGCGGCACGCTTCGACTAAAGAAACAATATGAACAATTCGACGCCGCGAAAAGATTAGACATAACCCCTCTGGATTCCCCGGAACCCGCCGGATGCCTGTGCGGCCGTGTTCTGTGCGGTCTGGTTGAGCCGCCCTCCTGTCCGCTGTTTGCTAAAACCTGTAATCCGGACCATCCTGTCGGTCCCTGCATGGTCTCCACGGAAGGGGCCTGTTCGGCCTGGTATAAATACAGAGGCCGATAA